Proteins encoded by one window of Geobacter sp. DSM 9736:
- a CDS encoding YafY family protein, translated as MGENQKLVQYQWFDQQVKAGRYPNATTLAQQFEVVTKTAQRAIDYMRDQLNAPLQYNSTRKGYFYTDNTFVLPASEPTQEEMLAILLAQNILANSAQGVISQQIKSFGRKLFGKNGLFGVTEKRFREAFSSSWNEYAPAQGQVFKTVMKALIENRLLTFIYTSPRDQQPKERTVEPHHLQHYMGSWGVIAFCHLRGEWRSFMLSRMRDVEMKSDTFVPKPRSQWKNQMEGGFGIFQGGQLILVRLHFNPFRAPWIREQIWHKDQQIEELNDGSLILSFPVCQFHEVKMRILQYGGDVVVLEPEKLKQEVLEGARVICRNYDENIF; from the coding sequence ATGGGGGAAAATCAAAAACTGGTGCAGTATCAATGGTTTGACCAGCAGGTGAAGGCAGGTAGATACCCAAATGCAACAACGCTAGCCCAACAATTTGAAGTAGTGACGAAGACAGCTCAACGAGCGATAGATTATATGCGCGATCAGTTAAACGCGCCCCTCCAATACAATTCGACTCGAAAAGGCTATTTCTACACCGACAATACATTTGTTTTGCCAGCATCTGAACCAACCCAAGAGGAGATGCTAGCAATCCTTCTTGCCCAAAACATCTTAGCCAACAGTGCCCAAGGCGTCATCAGCCAACAGATAAAGTCATTCGGCCGTAAACTCTTCGGGAAGAATGGACTCTTCGGCGTTACAGAAAAGAGATTTCGTGAGGCTTTTTCCTCTTCATGGAATGAATATGCTCCTGCGCAAGGCCAAGTATTCAAGACCGTCATGAAAGCACTCATCGAAAATCGACTTCTCACCTTTATTTATACCTCACCTCGCGACCAACAACCTAAAGAACGGACTGTGGAACCGCACCATTTGCAGCATTACATGGGAAGCTGGGGCGTCATTGCATTCTGTCATCTTAGGGGTGAATGGCGATCGTTCATGTTGTCACGAATGCGAGATGTTGAAATGAAATCCGATACCTTCGTCCCAAAACCGAGGTCGCAGTGGAAAAATCAGATGGAAGGGGGATTTGGGATATTTCAAGGAGGACAGCTGATCCTCGTCAGATTGCACTTCAACCCATTTCGGGCACCGTGGATCCGGGAGCAAATATGGCATAAGGATCAGCAGATCGAAGAGTTAAATGACGGAAGCCTCATTCTTTCATTTCCAGTTTGCCAGTTTCATGAGGTGAAGATGCGAATCTTGCAGTACGGAGGGGATGTTGTAGTTCTTGAACCGGAGAAGCTGAAACAGGAGGTTCTGGAAGGAGCAAGGGTAATATGCCGGAATTATGATGAAAATATTTTTTAA